The Bradyrhizobium barranii subsp. barranii genome segment TCGGCGCGATCGACGCATTGAGCCTGTGCCGGCGCCGACAGCGTCGCAGACACGGCAACGGCGATCATTGCTGCGATCCGTAAAACCGGCAGGGAGCGACGCAACAAGCTATCGAGTTTGATTAGGATCGCGCTCATATCTCGTTGCAAACTAGCGATGACGTATGGATTTAGGCCCTAGGTCCTTGATGACCCAAAACTATGTCAAATTCTTGTGCGGCGCAAAATATAAACCAGTACGGACCAAATTGCCATCCTTGCCCGCTCTGCATCCCCGTTTCGCATGAACGAAATTCTTGCTGCGATCAGGCGCGGATTCGGCGAATGGTTGCGCGCGCTCGTATGCGATAAGCACGAATTTTAGGCAAGCACCATGCCAAGGCAAAGGCGCGAGGGACGGTCTGGCAGACCATCGCCTCGCGCCTGTCGCAACCTGCGATTGAGGGCGGTAGAGCGAAACTTCGCGCGGTCTATTCGGAGGTCCGCAACATCGCGAGACGCGTGGCGCGCAGGCGCTCGCCATGCTCGCCGATCGCGACCCAGAAGCGCGGATTTCCGCCGGACTGCATCGAGATCCACTCGTAATCCGCGGCGTTCCAGGGGCGCACCGAAGCGGAAAGATTGTCCAGGACGAAGTCGCCGTCGGCAAGTCGCGCCACCAGCACGAGATGGCCCTGGCCGCCATTTGTCAGGACCACTGCGAGGCGCAGTGCCGACTTGGGCCAGCCCATCTCGATCAGTTGATGACGCTTGGTGACCGCGTAGTCGTTGCAATCGCCGGCGGACGGCGAAAGGCTCCAGCGCGCCACCATCGGATTGGTCGATTTCTGCATCGGTGTGATCGACGCGTTGACCGAGCTGTTTACCTCGCGCAGCATGCTCATCGCCCGGTCGCCCGAAGGCAGTGTCCGGTCGGCGGCGTCGCTCGCGCATTCGCCGTCGTTGTTCATGCAGAACTTGACGAATTGCAGCGGCGCGAGCGCATTGTCGTACTCGCGGATGAACGCGCTCTTCGCCTGATTGAGCGAACTGTCGTTCAACATCTCGGCCTTGGCGGCGGTGCCGGTCGACGCGATCCCGATCGCGACCAGCGATTTGATAATCCAGCTCATGACATCCCCGTCTCGCGTTTTCTTTTTTGACGCTA includes the following:
- a CDS encoding transglutaminase-like cysteine peptidase, giving the protein MSWIIKSLVAIGIASTGTAAKAEMLNDSSLNQAKSAFIREYDNALAPLQFVKFCMNNDGECASDAADRTLPSGDRAMSMLREVNSSVNASITPMQKSTNPMVARWSLSPSAGDCNDYAVTKRHQLIEMGWPKSALRLAVVLTNGGQGHLVLVARLADGDFVLDNLSASVRPWNAADYEWISMQSGGNPRFWVAIGEHGERLRATRLAMLRTSE